In Sulfuracidifex metallicus DSM 6482 = JCM 9184, a single window of DNA contains:
- a CDS encoding ABC transporter ATP-binding protein, which produces MSAIIAENLKKFYDKKGKKPALNGVSFETERGSVTALLGPNGSGKTTSIRIIMGLIFPNQGKVSILGDDPFSSKKVFREVGYVQELPNLPPFMSGREVLEMSCSLKGIDKGEVSKVLDIVGMKEFADRKIAKYSKGMTQRIAIAEALLGNPSLLVMDEPNIGTDPIINLKIREVIQDLKKGGTSVFMTSHQLDDVRKLADTVYLIYKGKIFFKGTVEDMVKKFLGIIVIVDTTTPEKLQEVIKSIDYVKVSEMRKRGEDYRFLLSLKEDRREELSQILISQGVKIKDFFINDELDEAYGRAMENASKTSN; this is translated from the coding sequence ATGAGTGCTATCATAGCTGAAAACTTAAAGAAGTTTTACGACAAAAAGGGTAAGAAGCCAGCACTTAATGGAGTATCCTTTGAGACAGAAAGAGGCTCAGTTACTGCTCTTCTAGGTCCAAACGGCAGCGGAAAGACAACTTCCATAAGGATAATAATGGGTCTCATATTTCCAAACCAGGGAAAAGTTTCCATATTAGGCGATGATCCTTTTTCTTCAAAGAAAGTATTCAGGGAGGTAGGTTATGTACAAGAACTGCCAAATCTTCCACCTTTCATGAGCGGAAGGGAAGTTTTAGAAATGTCATGTTCTCTGAAAGGCATAGATAAGGGTGAGGTGAGTAAGGTATTAGATATAGTTGGAATGAAGGAATTCGCAGACAGGAAAATAGCAAAGTATAGTAAGGGTATGACTCAGAGAATAGCAATAGCGGAAGCCTTGTTAGGAAACCCTTCATTATTAGTTATGGATGAACCTAATATAGGAACTGATCCTATTATAAACCTTAAAATAAGGGAGGTTATACAGGATCTTAAAAAGGGTGGAACTTCAGTTTTCATGACGTCGCATCAGCTCGACGACGTGAGGAAGTTGGCGGACACTGTTTACTTAATATATAAAGGCAAGATCTTCTTCAAAGGAACTGTAGAAGACATGGTAAAGAAGTTCTTAGGCATTATAGTTATAGTTGATACTACGACCCCAGAGAAGTTGCAGGAAGTAATCAAGAGCATAGATTACGTGAAAGTTAGTGAAATGAGGAAAAGAGGAGAGGACTACAGATTTTTGTTATCACTTAAGGAAGATAGAAGGGAAGAGTTGTCTCAAATCTTAATCTCACAAGGAGTTAAAATTAAGGACTTCTTCATAAATGACGAACTTGACGAGGCTTATGGAAGGGCAATGGAGAATGCCTCAAAAACAAGTAATTAA
- a CDS encoding FAD-dependent oxidoreductase, whose protein sequence is MVLIIGTGVAGLSAALSLKEKGYSVKIVTKKITGGSTYIAKGGAAASLSDDDSPSLHAQDTIKVGDGMCDLRAVDYVTSEAPAAIRKLEQWGFQFDPDLRLEGGHSRRRVAHKTDETGREFYNFLFKKVIESGISVKETRVTSLIVKDHEVKGVLTENGEIDDNKVVLASGGYAYLYKFSSTQSTNVGDGMGIAFKAGAILGDMEFVQFHPTVTSLDGEVFLLTETLRGEGAILINDKGERFAFDYDKRGELAPRDVLSRAIYDQYKQGRKVFMDLKEINNLESKFPVLMKFLSRHGKSVKELIPIFPAAHFVDGGVRVNIRGETNVKGLYAIGEVSDSGLHGANRLASNSLIEGLVFGINLYRYIDSWEGMYPDDGIMIGVSTWKGRSVSLNEIREVNWNNMGIVRNAERLQKSLEFYKGVDTSSNSEESYASLISYLTSLAALKRDESRGNHFREDFPSKKKEWEGKRIYFKVHE, encoded by the coding sequence ATGGTTCTAATTATAGGAACTGGGGTTGCAGGCTTATCCGCAGCTTTATCCTTGAAGGAGAAAGGATACTCAGTTAAAATAGTGACTAAGAAAATAACTGGAGGTTCGACCTACATAGCTAAAGGAGGTGCTGCAGCGTCGCTCAGCGATGATGATTCGCCTTCCCTACACGCTCAGGATACAATTAAGGTAGGAGACGGTATGTGTGACTTGAGGGCTGTGGACTACGTGACCAGCGAAGCTCCAGCAGCAATCAGGAAGTTAGAGCAATGGGGTTTTCAATTCGACCCAGATCTAAGATTAGAGGGAGGACATTCAAGGAGAAGAGTTGCACATAAAACCGATGAGACGGGAAGGGAATTCTATAATTTTCTGTTTAAGAAGGTTATCGAATCCGGTATAAGTGTTAAGGAGACAAGGGTAACTTCCTTAATAGTTAAAGATCATGAGGTAAAAGGAGTTTTAACTGAGAATGGAGAAATTGACGACAACAAGGTAGTCTTGGCTAGCGGAGGTTATGCTTACCTTTACAAGTTCTCCTCGACCCAGTCCACCAATGTCGGAGACGGAATGGGAATCGCCTTTAAGGCCGGAGCTATCCTTGGAGACATGGAGTTCGTTCAGTTTCACCCAACCGTTACATCTTTAGATGGAGAAGTATTTCTCCTGACCGAGACTTTAAGAGGAGAGGGGGCGATTCTTATAAACGATAAGGGAGAGAGATTTGCCTTTGATTATGACAAAAGGGGAGAGTTAGCTCCCAGGGATGTGCTTTCTAGGGCTATTTACGATCAATACAAACAAGGAAGGAAGGTCTTTATGGACTTAAAGGAAATTAACAACTTGGAAAGTAAGTTCCCAGTTCTAATGAAATTTTTGAGCAGACATGGAAAGTCGGTGAAGGAATTAATACCTATCTTTCCGGCAGCTCACTTCGTAGACGGAGGAGTGAGGGTAAACATAAGAGGAGAAACTAACGTGAAAGGTCTATACGCTATAGGTGAGGTTAGCGACAGTGGTCTTCACGGTGCAAACAGATTAGCAAGTAACTCTCTGATAGAAGGCTTAGTTTTCGGCATCAATCTCTATCGTTACATAGACAGCTGGGAAGGAATGTACCCAGACGATGGAATAATGATAGGCGTGTCTACTTGGAAAGGAAGGTCTGTTTCATTGAATGAAATAAGGGAAGTTAACTGGAATAACATGGGTATAGTCAGGAACGCTGAGAGGCTACAGAAATCTCTGGAATTCTATAAGGGCGTTGACACCAGCAGTAATAGCGAGGAATCCTACGCCTCGTTAATTTCCTATCTAACTTCCTTGGCAGCATTGAAAAGGGACGAAAGTAGAGGTAATCACTTTAGGGAAGATTTTCCTTCAAAGAAGAAAGAATGGGAAGGTAAAAGGATATATTTTAAGGTTCACGAATAG
- a CDS encoding DUF1059 domain-containing protein, producing MQLFGKKKKYYFSCSSVGMSCGFEVKGASSEAELMDILKIHAAKAHGMTTIPDSTVDAIKKNIEKK from the coding sequence ATGCAACTCTTCGGAAAGAAAAAGAAGTATTATTTCTCATGTTCAAGTGTAGGTATGTCTTGTGGTTTCGAAGTTAAAGGGGCTTCAAGCGAAGCCGAGCTTATGGATATCTTAAAGATTCATGCAGCTAAGGCTCACGGTATGACTACAATACCAGATTCTACTGTAGATGCAATAAAGAAGAACATAGAGAAGAAGTAA
- a CDS encoding carboxypeptidase-like regulatory domain-containing protein, producing the protein MNRRIGIGLLILTVGMLMTVTPYLAEFSQSGFHIYSPSQDNQSYKDGQTVILDFSSAYKNNPFTIIVNKYCYNSTTGKTSIKLYNEIGEITNSSGGFYGPIISGQYPIGKYQILLEDAYSNAYAEFNLTITPDSYPAYLAVTVQSQNGTIIPGATVEAKAPNGTIVAMNKTSNNGVAYLQVQYPLSPINYTVIAYAGGFATESKVVTVNSNATFPVTLSLPYTGLHIYLVKVFGVNESSMTFLEGKPITLEYQVEYQGMPESNVIVYLYLQGGTSVLNNATNANGLTNFTVVPKYTGKPYELLTNATVIYNNQVAFKVTQLKVVPNTSVTLVPINVKVSETNGTPLLSNVSLKYPNGTIVTARGSSVTFNVTYNGTPEYLTIYASSLGFMQRNQTIYVNSTLPINVTLALPKEFMNVSIELEQDGKILTSPYTVKGGIPVYVNITASMNNMPVPATVTEEVKLANGTTASYNMTLPSNGSTMEELTLPKTNGTNQIYLKISYNGVTYTHSLTITSQVPPVSTLNTSTTTTTSTTPSTATSKPSDILYIIIGIIVVIVIVGVVLLFKRGKRTQ; encoded by the coding sequence ATGAATCGTAGAATTGGTATAGGTCTGTTAATATTAACAGTAGGAATGCTCATGACCGTAACTCCCTATTTAGCGGAGTTTTCTCAGAGTGGTTTTCATATATACTCGCCATCACAGGACAATCAGTCGTACAAGGATGGACAGACAGTTATATTGGACTTCTCTTCTGCCTACAAGAACAATCCGTTCACAATTATTGTAAATAAATACTGTTATAATAGCACTACTGGGAAAACCTCAATAAAGCTATACAATGAAATAGGAGAGATCACAAATTCAAGCGGAGGTTTCTATGGTCCTATAATTTCAGGACAGTACCCGATTGGAAAATATCAAATATTACTAGAGGATGCTTACTCAAACGCTTATGCCGAATTTAACTTAACAATAACTCCAGATTCTTACCCAGCATATCTTGCGGTTACAGTTCAATCACAAAACGGTACAATAATACCAGGGGCTACGGTAGAAGCTAAAGCACCAAACGGTACAATAGTAGCAATGAACAAGACGTCAAATAACGGAGTAGCTTACCTTCAAGTTCAATATCCATTATCTCCAATCAACTACACAGTCATAGCATATGCCGGCGGATTCGCAACGGAATCAAAGGTAGTTACTGTAAACTCCAATGCAACTTTCCCCGTTACTTTATCTCTACCTTATACTGGACTTCACATATACCTAGTGAAGGTCTTCGGTGTAAATGAAAGTTCGATGACCTTCCTTGAAGGTAAACCAATAACCTTAGAATATCAAGTAGAATATCAAGGAATGCCAGAGTCTAACGTTATAGTGTATCTCTACCTACAAGGTGGAACTTCCGTACTAAACAACGCCACTAATGCAAATGGTTTAACTAACTTTACTGTCGTTCCAAAATACACCGGGAAACCCTATGAGTTACTGACTAACGCTACAGTTATCTACAATAACCAAGTTGCTTTCAAGGTAACTCAGCTTAAAGTTGTGCCGAACACTAGCGTTACATTAGTACCGATCAACGTAAAAGTAAGCGAGACAAATGGCACTCCACTATTATCAAATGTGTCTCTAAAGTATCCCAATGGTACTATAGTTACAGCTAGAGGCTCTTCTGTAACGTTCAACGTTACTTACAACGGAACGCCTGAGTACCTTACAATTTACGCTAGCTCTCTAGGTTTTATGCAGAGAAACCAGACTATCTACGTTAACTCAACGTTACCTATCAATGTAACTTTAGCCTTACCAAAGGAGTTCATGAACGTTTCTATAGAGTTGGAACAAGATGGTAAGATATTAACATCGCCCTACACTGTCAAAGGTGGAATTCCAGTTTATGTTAATATTACGGCATCCATGAATAATATGCCTGTTCCCGCTACAGTAACCGAGGAGGTGAAATTAGCAAACGGAACTACAGCTTCTTATAACATGACGTTACCTTCCAATGGAAGCACAATGGAAGAGCTTACTTTACCTAAGACGAACGGGACAAACCAGATTTACTTGAAAATTAGTTATAACGGAGTAACCTACACTCACTCATTAACAATTACATCTCAAGTGCCTCCAGTTAGTACTTTGAATACATCTACTACAACAACCACATCAACTACACCTTCAACTGCAACCTCTAAACCTTCTGATATTCTCTATATCATCATCGGTATAATAGTGGTTATAGTTATAGTTGGAGTTGTTCTTCTGTTCAAGAGAGGTAAGCGAACTCAGTAA
- a CDS encoding MFS transporter translates to MRNYIHATLSSTLGWAGNIYDLVLITYAYTFLHSYLHISYIYLTLLFALGLLGRAVGALYFGRLADRKGRKIVAMMGTAGYAVAQTAFAFTLFLPFMLMLRLIEGVFMGAQWTSGTVLAIESAPPKKLQLVNSVVQAGYAVGYALTGVTFAIVGQLSTIQQYEVFMLTGSLPLLVVPYIAFMVKERFVPSSSSFVKVNVKDYYGYLIKASLAMSGLFVAYMAVFSIYPDYASLNGFSSTDLGLVMAVANGIQGFSYVLFARLTSFVSPFRLIYMGLIGIMVAAVLSLPLISPMRTVPIMSSGVMLYAFSIGFWPLISGLVVSSVPPEVRAFITGTSYNLGAVWGGVVSAVLGVVIQLFGMSVLPFFIDGLEGISATVIFISIFTWPKRTPTPVYA, encoded by the coding sequence ATGCGTAATTATATTCATGCGACCTTGTCTTCCACCCTTGGATGGGCCGGCAACATTTACGACCTAGTATTAATCACTTACGCATATACGTTCCTTCACAGCTATCTTCATATATCCTACATTTACTTGACCCTTCTCTTTGCCCTTGGGCTATTGGGTAGAGCAGTAGGGGCACTTTACTTTGGTAGGCTAGCCGACAGAAAGGGTAGGAAAATCGTCGCTATGATGGGAACTGCAGGCTATGCTGTAGCTCAGACGGCATTCGCGTTTACGTTGTTCCTACCATTCATGCTGATGCTTAGGCTAATTGAGGGAGTTTTTATGGGGGCTCAATGGACCTCTGGAACTGTCTTGGCTATAGAGAGCGCTCCTCCCAAAAAGTTGCAGCTTGTAAACAGCGTAGTTCAGGCAGGTTACGCTGTAGGCTATGCGTTAACCGGAGTTACCTTCGCTATAGTAGGGCAATTGTCAACGATACAGCAATACGAAGTGTTCATGTTAACTGGATCGTTGCCACTTTTAGTGGTTCCTTATATAGCTTTTATGGTAAAGGAGAGATTTGTACCATCCTCTAGCTCATTCGTTAAAGTTAACGTAAAAGACTATTACGGTTACTTAATAAAGGCTTCCTTAGCAATGTCTGGATTGTTTGTGGCTTACATGGCAGTTTTCAGCATTTACCCTGATTACGCGTCCCTTAACGGGTTTTCCTCCACTGATCTAGGGCTAGTTATGGCAGTGGCCAACGGCATTCAAGGCTTTTCCTATGTTTTATTCGCTAGATTAACGTCCTTTGTAAGTCCATTCAGGCTAATATACATGGGCTTAATAGGTATTATGGTAGCTGCTGTTCTATCTCTGCCCCTTATTTCCCCTATGAGGACGGTTCCGATAATGTCCAGTGGAGTTATGCTTTACGCTTTCTCCATAGGTTTCTGGCCCTTGATATCTGGGCTTGTGGTTTCCTCCGTACCTCCAGAAGTTAGAGCTTTCATTACTGGGACTTCTTACAACTTAGGAGCAGTATGGGGAGGTGTAGTATCTGCAGTTTTAGGGGTTGTTATACAACTGTTCGGAATGTCAGTTCTTCCCTTCTTCATAGACGGCCTTGAAGGAATATCTGCAACCGTAATATTCATATCAATATTTACCTGGCCTAAGAGGACTCCAACACCAGTTTATGCTTAA
- a CDS encoding DUF1059 domain-containing protein, producing MAKYSFSCASIGQNCGFEIVNASSEEELLQQITVHAKSSHGINNPPKDLVDKIKANIKKSGKYSFSCASIGQNCGFEIKNAGNEDELMQQIALHAKMSHGINNPPKDLVDKIKANIKTE from the coding sequence ATGGCAAAATATTCGTTCTCTTGTGCAAGTATAGGTCAAAACTGTGGGTTTGAAATAGTTAATGCTTCCTCTGAGGAGGAATTATTACAGCAGATAACAGTCCACGCTAAAAGTAGCCACGGCATTAACAACCCACCCAAGGACTTGGTTGACAAAATAAAGGCTAACATTAAGAAAAGTGGCAAGTATTCGTTCTCTTGTGCAAGTATAGGTCAAAACTGTGGGTTTGAAATTAAGAATGCAGGAAATGAAGATGAACTAATGCAACAAATCGCACTTCATGCTAAGATGAGTCATGGCATTAACAACCCACCCAAGGACTTGGTTGACAAAATAAAGGCTAACATTAAGACAGAGTAA
- a CDS encoding sulfite exporter TauE/SafE family protein, with protein sequence MISPIILILIGIAVGILTGVTGSSGVLIVVPALSLLGLSFQESVGSSLLVDVITTISVIIAYMKNKNVDVRLALLLGVGAVIGAQVGTRLALAVPETPLEAVFAVFAIVMAIRSFSRIKKREDKKVEDGGQVRTSPSLIRRVIGIPSLSFLVGIVTGTLGASGGIMFIAVMMILEPGLPIKRMIGTATLGMLLSAISGASAYIYTGVIDIYASIVIGIIALISGYFFAKLANKADPRYIYAFLGSIFVVTAMTEAIKILH encoded by the coding sequence GTGATCTCTCCTATCATACTTATATTGATTGGAATAGCGGTTGGCATACTGACTGGAGTAACCGGATCTAGCGGAGTATTGATTGTAGTACCAGCCCTTTCTCTTCTTGGTCTTTCATTTCAAGAGTCAGTTGGGTCCAGCTTGTTAGTTGACGTAATAACTACAATCTCTGTTATTATAGCATATATGAAAAATAAAAACGTCGACGTTAGGTTAGCTCTACTTTTAGGAGTAGGTGCTGTAATAGGTGCTCAAGTTGGAACTAGACTTGCGTTAGCGGTTCCAGAAACACCTTTGGAGGCTGTTTTCGCTGTATTTGCAATCGTCATGGCCATAAGATCTTTTTCAAGGATAAAGAAAAGGGAGGACAAAAAAGTGGAGGATGGAGGTCAAGTTAGAACTTCACCGTCGTTGATAAGGAGGGTGATAGGTATTCCTTCTCTGAGCTTTTTGGTAGGCATAGTTACGGGCACCCTAGGTGCAAGCGGTGGAATAATGTTTATAGCAGTAATGATGATTCTCGAACCTGGGCTACCTATAAAGAGGATGATAGGCACAGCTACTCTAGGTATGTTGCTTTCAGCGATAAGCGGAGCTTCAGCCTATATTTATACCGGTGTGATAGATATCTATGCCTCAATAGTGATAGGAATCATAGCTTTAATTTCGGGATATTTCTTTGCTAAGCTGGCAAACAAGGCTGATCCGCGTTATATATACGCTTTCCTGGGTTCGATATTTGTAGTTACAGCCATGACTGAGGCAATAAAAATATTACATTAA
- a CDS encoding zinc ribbon domain-containing protein — MKRCPRCGEENEDDANFCIRCGYGFKTSMRYVILSAITYFIYTALDFFTLTEVERIPTLINPESVLIFLYSYSGAQIYLISVLSLIIFDVSVWSLARALEGIGTSAYILVNVGFKLLLIVEFVGSLILFLFLQEPFLGSLLITLATLGTLTLLVSTIGLSFGTYKIGTFLQNNAIKLLSVLYLIPLLGFLITL; from the coding sequence GTGAAGCGATGTCCTAGATGTGGAGAGGAAAACGAAGATGATGCCAATTTTTGTATAAGGTGTGGATATGGCTTTAAAACCTCCATGAGATACGTGATTCTTTCAGCCATAACTTATTTCATATATACGGCTTTAGATTTTTTTACTTTAACAGAAGTTGAAAGGATTCCTACTCTAATAAATCCAGAATCAGTCTTAATATTCCTTTATAGCTATTCTGGTGCTCAAATATATTTAATTTCAGTGCTTTCTTTAATTATATTTGACGTTTCCGTCTGGTCTCTTGCCAGAGCGTTAGAGGGTATAGGCACAAGTGCATATATTTTAGTTAATGTAGGATTCAAGTTACTTCTAATCGTGGAATTTGTAGGTTCTCTAATCCTTTTCCTGTTCCTTCAAGAACCCTTTTTAGGTTCCCTTTTGATAACACTGGCAACATTAGGAACATTAACCTTGCTGGTTTCCACGATAGGTCTTTCCTTCGGTACGTATAAAATAGGAACTTTTCTTCAAAACAATGCAATAAAACTGCTTTCAGTACTTTATTTGATTCCTCTGCTAGGTTTTCTTATAACTCTTTGA
- a CDS encoding MFS transporter has product MISKFRALFFTSVAHFFNDGTFLIFPLLIVYYEELHVSDVLLGSVAVLYTLISGLLSPPIGDFADKHQHDSLLIMIGIALEGFSMILFALSFKLFTEIFMIIAATILGIGQAFYHPIGGSVLANVFGKSSGRALGINGSMGSIGRSIMPSVVAFLILILSALYGLLVFGIIMLIASTIIRLGLTGYAKTSTIRKAKEKLENKFKKFLLLLGVMVFLRSMFITGVTTFTGKYVFSIYHSAFLAGIFLTVGFIGSVFGQPVFGIITERKGGKFAFILSSVMSIAFFLGFLEIKQFTLSSLVYTLFTFSAFSSFPVLLGYVNQVFPKSFVTVANSYVWGIGVTVGGAAGDALITAFLGYNIPLITSFIALIIIAFVSLLMTPLLPKRTVQSDSRTI; this is encoded by the coding sequence ATGATCTCAAAGTTTAGAGCGTTGTTTTTCACCTCTGTTGCACACTTCTTCAATGACGGGACTTTCCTAATATTCCCGTTACTCATAGTATACTACGAGGAGTTGCATGTTAGCGACGTCTTATTGGGCTCGGTTGCAGTACTTTATACTCTTATCTCAGGCCTTCTCTCGCCACCTATAGGCGACTTCGCAGACAAGCATCAACATGACTCCTTATTGATAATGATAGGCATAGCCTTGGAGGGTTTTTCCATGATCTTGTTTGCGTTATCATTTAAGCTATTTACCGAAATCTTTATGATAATTGCAGCTACGATCCTCGGAATAGGTCAAGCGTTTTACCATCCAATAGGAGGTAGTGTACTTGCCAACGTTTTCGGCAAATCTTCTGGTAGAGCTTTAGGAATTAACGGATCCATGGGGAGCATCGGAAGGTCAATAATGCCTTCTGTTGTTGCATTTCTTATATTGATCTTATCTGCATTGTATGGATTACTTGTGTTCGGAATCATTATGCTGATAGCATCAACTATCATTAGACTTGGCTTAACTGGATACGCCAAGACGTCTACAATAAGGAAAGCTAAGGAGAAATTAGAGAACAAGTTCAAGAAGTTCCTTCTTCTGCTAGGTGTCATGGTGTTTCTAAGAAGCATGTTCATAACTGGTGTAACAACCTTTACTGGAAAGTACGTCTTCTCAATTTATCATTCGGCCTTCCTGGCTGGAATATTCCTTACAGTAGGTTTTATAGGATCGGTGTTCGGACAGCCAGTCTTCGGAATTATCACTGAAAGAAAGGGCGGAAAGTTCGCTTTCATATTATCAAGCGTCATGTCTATAGCCTTCTTCCTTGGATTTCTCGAGATAAAACAGTTTACCCTTTCTTCCTTAGTCTATACCTTATTTACGTTCTCAGCGTTCAGCTCATTTCCAGTTCTATTGGGTTACGTGAACCAAGTTTTTCCAAAGAGCTTCGTCACGGTTGCCAACTCCTATGTTTGGGGAATAGGTGTAACTGTTGGTGGTGCAGCTGGAGACGCATTAATTACCGCATTTCTAGGGTACAATATACCATTGATTACGTCATTCATAGCCCTAATTATAATTGCGTTCGTCTCTCTCCTAATGACTCCGCTTTTACCTAAAAGGACAGTACAAAGCGACTCGAGAACGATCTGA
- a CDS encoding zinc-ribbon domain-containing protein: MVKFCPRCNYPNDDNNQFCMRCGYPFKYTFIDDEKRRLLKGFRSFSIINIISLIYLSVVLGLAYLLNGGSFFNNFTSFLGFLGTGIIGLIILFLSIFKLKEAYAKAMQKDPKYRLPYFGTLLLLLSFVLVAVYSVVFLSTSAVGLLIPSTSVPFFTLSISGVFILGAVMSNFLGAFRAFEDFRDKVFLVSSFGFLASAILACITPFVPILLIPLWLLYLVSVTLLYAASDYNLSLSK; this comes from the coding sequence ATGGTAAAGTTCTGTCCTAGATGCAATTACCCTAACGATGATAACAATCAATTTTGCATGAGGTGCGGATATCCATTTAAGTATACCTTCATAGATGATGAGAAGAGGCGCCTCCTTAAGGGTTTTAGATCGTTTAGCATCATAAATATAATTTCCCTTATTTATCTATCCGTAGTTTTAGGACTAGCATATCTTTTAAACGGAGGTAGCTTCTTCAATAACTTCACTTCATTTTTAGGTTTCTTAGGAACTGGGATAATAGGATTAATAATTTTATTTTTATCTATATTCAAGCTAAAGGAAGCGTATGCTAAAGCTATGCAAAAGGATCCAAAATATAGGCTGCCTTACTTCGGTACACTACTTCTCTTGTTATCTTTCGTTTTAGTTGCTGTCTACTCTGTAGTTTTCCTATCCACGTCGGCGGTGGGCTTGTTAATTCCATCTACAAGTGTGCCATTCTTTACGTTATCCATAAGCGGAGTTTTCATATTAGGAGCTGTAATGTCTAACTTCCTTGGTGCTTTCAGAGCGTTTGAGGACTTCAGGGATAAGGTATTCCTAGTTTCCTCGTTTGGGTTCCTAGCCTCAGCTATACTTGCATGTATAACTCCCTTCGTTCCAATTCTCCTTATTCCACTTTGGCTATTGTATCTGGTTTCAGTCACGCTGTTATATGCAGCCAGCGACTATAATCTTTCTCTTTCAAAATAA
- a CDS encoding glycoside hydrolase family 1 protein, giving the protein MRFPDDFKFGWSQSGFQFEMGGKSPLDSKSDWFAWVHDKENIIGGLVSGDLPEKGVGYLSDYHKYHLNAQEMSLNTVRIGIEWSRLNPEKRKVDEKAVQTYREILKDLKNLGFHVILNLYHWSMPLWVHDPISVRKGENGEKGGWLNESTVDHFKKFVDDSVRYFDDLVDEYVIVNEPNVIWKAGFVLVKMGFPPSYLSLEKANIARRNLISATNEAYNTIKSLTKKKVGVVYAMADIQCQDRLVQDKAKMDEEYYFLDSTKWDWLGVNYYTRIVVEPLEDGFSVKRGLGMYAQGLQLSLEGRDVSDNGWEFYPEGLYNVLVDAWRRYGKEIYVTENGVADSQDRLRPKYIVSHLYYVKKAIDEGVPVKGYLHWSLVDNYEWSSGFSARFGLMGMNFKTRETWWRPSAFVYREIAKTKVIDEKIRSYVFGKDSNNV; this is encoded by the coding sequence ATGAGATTTCCAGACGATTTCAAGTTCGGTTGGTCGCAATCAGGTTTTCAATTTGAAATGGGAGGTAAAAGTCCTTTGGATTCCAAGTCGGATTGGTTCGCATGGGTTCATGATAAAGAGAATATAATAGGAGGTCTTGTGAGCGGGGATCTTCCAGAGAAAGGTGTAGGTTATCTTTCCGATTATCATAAATATCATCTGAACGCTCAGGAAATGAGTCTAAACACAGTAAGAATAGGCATAGAGTGGTCTAGGCTAAATCCAGAGAAGAGAAAGGTTGATGAAAAAGCGGTACAAACTTACAGAGAGATTCTAAAGGACTTGAAAAACTTGGGTTTCCACGTAATTTTGAATCTCTATCATTGGTCCATGCCACTTTGGGTTCACGATCCCATATCAGTCAGAAAGGGAGAGAACGGTGAAAAGGGTGGGTGGCTTAACGAGTCAACAGTGGACCATTTTAAGAAATTCGTTGATGATTCCGTCAGGTATTTCGACGATTTAGTGGATGAATATGTAATTGTAAACGAACCTAACGTGATCTGGAAAGCGGGCTTTGTTCTCGTTAAAATGGGCTTTCCTCCATCATATTTAAGCCTTGAGAAGGCTAATATAGCCAGAAGGAACTTAATTTCTGCCACGAACGAAGCCTACAACACCATTAAATCGTTGACCAAAAAGAAGGTTGGAGTAGTATATGCAATGGCTGACATACAATGCCAAGATAGGCTAGTTCAGGATAAAGCTAAGATGGACGAGGAATACTATTTCCTAGATAGTACTAAGTGGGACTGGCTAGGAGTGAATTATTACACTAGAATAGTAGTAGAACCACTTGAAGATGGATTTTCAGTTAAGAGGGGATTAGGTATGTATGCCCAGGGCTTGCAATTGAGCCTTGAAGGAAGAGATGTATCAGATAACGGCTGGGAGTTCTATCCCGAAGGACTTTATAATGTGTTAGTGGATGCGTGGAGAAGATATGGTAAAGAAATTTACGTCACTGAGAACGGTGTTGCGGACTCTCAGGATAGGCTCAGACCTAAGTACATAGTCTCTCATCTTTATTACGTGAAGAAGGCAATAGACGAGGGAGTTCCAGTTAAAGGCTATTTACATTGGTCTCTGGTTGATAACTACGAGTGGTCTTCTGGCTTCTCCGCTAGGTTTGGTCTTATGGGGATGAACTTTAAGACTAGAGAGACTTGGTGGAGGCCTTCAGCTTTTGTTTATAGAGAAATTGCGAAGACGAAGGTAATCGATGAGAAAATAAGAAGCTACGTATTTGGCAAAGACAGTAATAACGTATAA